A genomic region of Trifolium pratense cultivar HEN17-A07 linkage group LG3, ARS_RC_1.1, whole genome shotgun sequence contains the following coding sequences:
- the LOC123913496 gene encoding putative F-box/LRR-repeat protein 23: MACSIPTDNNTTIPNWLDLPVEITANILQRLNTIDIVTSACKVCPLWENICKDPLMWRTIRMRYNDASPYIFNHVDLVKICRFAVKQSCGHLEDIDIDYFCTDDLLRYITVNAGNLRRMRLASCQGISYMGFSKAVIKLSKLEEVDISFCNLPWECLEDLGSSCPLLKSFKFELMNTLQCSNYHAFAIAETMQGLIHLDIQGNILNNTGLLAILDACPLLESLDIDRCFNLNLTGNLGQRCREQIKVLRLPRWFNDDQYCSDVDLDADYDDYGDVPYDYREY, from the exons ATGGCTTGTTCTATTCCTACGGATAACAACACAACGATTCCAAATTGGCTTGACCTTCCGGTAGAAATTACAGCAAACATACTTCAGAGGCTTAATACCATTGATATTGTGACAAGTGCATGTAAAGTGTGTCCACTATGGGAGAATATATGCAAGGATCCTCTCATGTGGCGCACCATTCGCATGAGATACAATGACGCTTCTCCATATATCTTTAATCATGTCGATTTGGTCAAGATCTGCCGTTTTGCTGTTAAACAAAGTTGTGGTCATTTGGAAGACATTGACATTGATTATTTTTGCACCGATGATCTCCTTCGATACATAACTGTGaa TGCCGGTAACTTACGACGCATGCGGCTTGCAAGTTGTCAGGGAATATCATATATGGGATTCAGTAAGGCTGtgataaaactttcaaagttagAAGAGGTGGACATTTCATTTTGCAACCTACCGTGGGAATGTCTTGAAGACCTTGGCAGTTCTTGTCCACTTTTGAAATCGTTCAAATTTGAACTGATGAATACGCTGCAGTGCTCTAATTATCATGCTTTTGCTATTGCAGAAACAATGCAAGGGTTAATCCATCTAGATATTCAAGGAAATATACTCAATAATACTGGATTGCTCGCAATTCTAGATGCGTGTCCTCTTCTTGAATCACTTGACATTGACAGATGTTTTAATCTCAATTTGACTGGAAATTTGGGGCAAAGGTGCCGTGAGCAGATCAAAGTTTTGCGACTGCCAAGATGGTTTAACGATGATCAATATTGTTCAGACGTTGATTTGGATGCTGATTATGATGATTATGGGGATGTTCCTTATGATTATAGAGAATATTGA